In bacterium, a single genomic region encodes these proteins:
- a CDS encoding alpha/beta hydrolase, which translates to MFIKIDDLRVFYEVGGEGEAVVLLHGWGGQAASFKPVFNYLVRSHQVYALDLPGFGSSDLPPQPWGSDDYALFVSTFFAKLGIGKTSLIGHSFGGRIAIVLAANFPERVDKLILVDSAGIRPRRTVKYYIRVSIAKIAKFLFSPRLFGIYGEKARKAIYQVVGSKDYQEANEMRPTLVKIVNEDLRGLLPQINAPTLLVWGEKDTATPVSHAKIMEREINDAGLVILPEAGHFSYLDKFPQFCRIVSSFLGD; encoded by the coding sequence ATGTTTATTAAGATAGACGACCTAAGAGTTTTTTATGAAGTGGGCGGTGAAGGCGAAGCCGTTGTTCTCCTTCACGGCTGGGGTGGGCAGGCCGCCAGCTTTAAGCCTGTTTTTAATTATTTGGTTAGAAGCCACCAGGTCTACGCCTTGGATTTGCCCGGATTTGGTTCCAGTGATCTACCACCCCAGCCGTGGGGGAGTGATGATTATGCCCTATTTGTTTCCACCTTTTTCGCTAAGCTGGGGATTGGCAAGACCAGTCTAATAGGGCATTCTTTTGGGGGAAGAATCGCCATAGTATTAGCCGCCAATTTTCCGGAAAGAGTGGATAAACTAATTTTAGTTGATAGCGCCGGGATAAGGCCTCGACGGACAGTGAAATATTATATCCGGGTGTCCATTGCCAAAATCGCCAAGTTTCTGTTTTCGCCGCGCTTGTTCGGAATCTATGGAGAGAAGGCCAGAAAGGCTATTTACCAGGTAGTGGGTTCTAAGGACTACCAGGAGGCCAATGAAATGCGGCCCACCCTGGTCAAAATCGTCAATGAAGACCTGAGAGGCCTGCTGCCTCAGATCAATGCCCCGACCTTGCTTGTCTGGGGAGAAAAAGATACGGCTACCCCTGTTTCACACGCCAAGATAATGGAAAGGGAAATAAACGATGCCGGCTTGGTAATTCTACCAGAGGCCGGACATTTTTCTTACCTGGAT